The Bacillaceae bacterium IKA-2 DNA window TTTGGATTTACGACAATAGGTGAATTTCCTACATAAGGTCCCTCAGCTATTATTTTTATTTTTTTCAAAAGTGGATCGTTATTCTCTTTAAGCTGTTGATAAACCAAACTATGTGTCGCACCAGCGTCCACTAATCCATTTGCAACAGCTAAAATTGTATTATCATGACTATAAGTAAAATATGTTTTCGAAAAAAAAGTATTTATATTATGATTATTTTTTTCAAGATCGTAATTAGTATAGAAGTATCCAGAATATGAAAGCGGATCGGAAAAAGCAAAGCTCCGCCCTTGGAGATCGTCAAATTCTTCAATATCACTATCTTTTCGAGTAATAATATAGGAGGTGAAAGTTTCTTCTTCATTAACAATTGGCATACTAATCTTTTTCAAAATACCTTCTTCTATTCCAATGACCGCTAAGTACGCACAAACAATCCCAGCATCAAGTTCGCCATTTTCAAACATTTCTTTTACTTCTGAATATGTTTGTTTTTGAATGATTTCTACTGGTATTCCTAGTTCCTCTTCTAAGTAATTAATAAATTTATAATACATTCGATGAGTTTTACGAATTGAATGGATCGAGACGATAGCGAATTTAAATGACTCATCCTCTATTACTTGTGCTTCTATTTCAGCTTCGGCAGCGACCTTTAATGAAATAACAGAATCTATGTTTTGATTAGAACAGGCTGTAGTAAATATAATCGAAAAAATGACAAAGAGAATTATACTTGACGATTTGCGAAGTAGAAACATTATATCCCCCCCTTTAGTAGTAGTTTCATTATATATGATTACGAAAGACAGATGACTTAGCAATACGACAGTTTCATGAAATGTATCAAAAATATGAAAACGCTGTGAAGATATCATTCACAGCGTTTTCATATAGAGCTAGATTGGAACAAAGGGCACGATTGCCCCTTAACGTTACCTTTGATGATTCCGGAAACCTAAAAAGGGTAAAAATCGCCCTGTTTAAACTTATAAATTATTTTTTCTCGACGAAATTTCCTCTTTGATACTAAAAATAAAAGTTTCTAACCCAGTCGCTTCGGATTTTTGTTCACCATACTTACGAACGTTCACTGCTACATCTTCCTGTTCCTTATCACCTAAAACAAGAAGATAAGGAATCTTTTTCATTTGTGCTTCACGTATTTTATAGCCCATTTTTTCATTACGAGTATCAATGTGAACACGAACATTAGCTTCTTGAAGCTTTGCTCTCACTTCTTTCGCATAGTCAAGGTGAACATCATTTACCGGAATGATTTCCACTTGAACAGGTGCCAGCCATGTTGGGAATGCTCCAGCAAAATGCTCAATCAAAATTCCAAAGAAACGATCAATTGAACCATAAATAGCACGATGGATGACAACAGGGGGAACCTTATTATTATTCTCGTCGATATAGGTTAAATCAAATTTCTCTGGCATTTGGAAGTCAACTTGAATTGTCGCACATTGATGCGAACGCTTAAGAGCGTCTTTAATATGAAAATCAATTTTCGGTCCGTAAAAAGCTCCATCACCTTCGTTTAATTGGTAATCTAGTTCAAGATCGACGAGTACGTTACGAAGCGCGTCTTCTGCTTGATCCCAAAGCTTATCGTCACCCATTGAGTTTTCAGGGCGAGTCGATAGCTCGACAGAATACTCAAAACCAAATGTTGTATAAATCTTGTCGATTAACTTAAACACTTCTTTAATTTCACTCTCAATTTGCTCTGGTGTTACAAAAATATGAGCATCATCTTGACAAAATGTCCGAACACGCAACATGCCGTTTAACGCACCACTTAACTCATGGCGATGAACTTGTCCAAATTCAGCCATCCGAATCGGGAGATCACGGTATGAGTGAAGCTCATTTTTGAAAATCAGCATATGACCAGGACAATTCATTGGCTTCAGCGCAAATTTTGTATTGTCTACATCAGAGAAGTACATGTTTTCATGGTAGTGATCCCAATGACCAGATTGCTCCCAAAGGCGTTGATTCATCATAAACGGAGTCCGAACTTCATCATAGCCTGCTTTTCGTTGTAAGTCTCTTGAAAAGTCCTCTAATTCTGTACGAATAATTTGTCCTTTTTGTAAATAAAACGGCATACCTGGAGACTCTTCAGAAAACATAAACAGCTCTAGCTCTTTGCCTAATTTACGGTGATCACGCTTTTGCGCCTCCTCAATGAAGTGTAGGTATTCATCAAGTTGAGCTTGTTTTGGAAAAGCTGTGCCATAAATTCGTTGGAGCATTTGGTTGTCGCTATTACCGCGCCAATAAGCACCTGCAATGCTCATTAGCTTTAATGCTTTTATTTTTGAAGTTGAAGGTAAATGGGGTCCCCGGCAAAGATCAAAGAATTCACCTTGCTCATAAATTGAAATTTCTTCACCTTCAGGAAGCTCTTCAATTAGCTCGATTTTTAAGTGATCATCAATTTCCTTATAAATACGTAAAGCTTCTTCACGAACAACTACTTTACGTTCGAATTTTACATTTTCATTAATAATTTTTTTCATTTCTTTTTCAATTAGTAGTAAGTCTTCTGGCTTTAGGACATGCTCCATATCAACGTCATAATAAAAGCCGTTTTCAATCACTGGCCCAATTCCTAATTTAATATCTGGATACAGGCGCTTAAGAGCCTGCGCCATTAAGTGTGCTGTACTATGACGATATACTACTAAACCTTCTTTTGAGTCAAGCGTGACAATTTCAACTTTTG harbors:
- the phnD gene encoding phosphate/phosphite/phosphonate ABC transporter substrate-binding protein, whose product is MFLLRKSSSIILFVIFSIIFTTACSNQNIDSVISLKVAAEAEIEAQVIEDESFKFAIVSIHSIRKTHRMYYKFINYLEEELGIPVEIIQKQTYSEVKEMFENGELDAGIVCAYLAVIGIEEGILKKISMPIVNEEETFTSYIITRKDSDIEEFDDLQGRSFAFSDPLSYSGYFYTNYDLEKNNHNINTFFSKTYFTYSHDNTILAVANGLVDAGATHSLVYQQLKENNDPLLKKIKIIAEGPYVGNSPIVVNPNIDEDLKNKLKDVIQGMHLNEGGKKALEKLNTDRFVDPDPELFQPIIEMISELGELQ
- the thrS gene encoding threonine--tRNA ligase, translated to MEQVKITFPDGAVKEFDKGVTTEDIAASISPGLKKKAVAGKLNDIVVDLLLPITEDAKVEIVTLDSKEGLVVYRHSTAHLMAQALKRLYPDIKLGIGPVIENGFYYDVDMEHVLKPEDLLLIEKEMKKIINENVKFERKVVVREEALRIYKEIDDHLKIELIEELPEGEEISIYEQGEFFDLCRGPHLPSTSKIKALKLMSIAGAYWRGNSDNQMLQRIYGTAFPKQAQLDEYLHFIEEAQKRDHRKLGKELELFMFSEESPGMPFYLQKGQIIRTELEDFSRDLQRKAGYDEVRTPFMMNQRLWEQSGHWDHYHENMYFSDVDNTKFALKPMNCPGHMLIFKNELHSYRDLPIRMAEFGQVHRHELSGALNGMLRVRTFCQDDAHIFVTPEQIESEIKEVFKLIDKIYTTFGFEYSVELSTRPENSMGDDKLWDQAEDALRNVLVDLELDYQLNEGDGAFYGPKIDFHIKDALKRSHQCATIQVDFQMPEKFDLTYIDENNNKVPPVVIHRAIYGSIDRFFGILIEHFAGAFPTWLAPVQVEIIPVNDVHLDYAKEVRAKLQEANVRVHIDTRNEKMGYKIREAQMKKIPYLLVLGDKEQEDVAVNVRKYGEQKSEATGLETFIFSIKEEISSRKNNL